The segment CCTGTGGGCACTGCGATTTGTCGCCTTGTAAATACCGATAAAAATTTTAAATGCTCAGTTCAATCCACAGGCGGATCGACATATAATGTCAATAATGTCCTTAAAAAAGAGCTAAATTTCGGCTTCGTTCAAAGCGATGTCGTTTATGACAAATACAATGGCAAGGGCAAATTCGAGGGCGAGCCAAATCCAAAACTTCGCTCAGTTATTTCGATTTATCCTGAGCTTTTGGCGTTTGTAGTCGCGCGCGATAGCGGAATCAAGGCTTATGCTGATATAGATGGCAAAAAGATAAATTTAGGAAATCCAGGCAGTGGAAACGAAGTAACAAGCACTTTGATTTTTAATGAATACGGCATTGATTTAGCTAAAATGGCGCAACGAAGCGTGCTAACCGTGCAAGAGTGCCCAATGGCGCTAAAAGATAAGAAAATCGACGGATATTTCTTTATGGTGGGACACCCGACTGCAAATATCATCGATGTAGCGACATCTATGCCGGTTGATTTGGTTGGTATCGATGAAGCCACAGCTGATAAAATCGTAGAAAAATACCCATATTTCGCAAAAGGCGTGATTCCAAAAGGCCTTTATGAGGGGATTGATTACGATACTACGACGATTGGCGTAAAGGCTGTATTAGTCGCTGATGAGAGCGAGAGTGATACAGCCGTAAGAGCGATCGTAAAGGCTATTTTAGATAATTTTGACGAGTATAAACAGCTCCACCCTGCGCTAAATTTGGTTAGCAAAGAATCCCTAATCGAAGGTCTTAGCGCACCACTTCACCCAGCGGCTGAGGCGGTATTTAAAGAAGCTGGAATTTTAAAATAAGGCAGTAGATGAAAAAAGACGAGCAGGTATTAGAGGTAAAAAGTAGAGAATTTTCGTCGAAAAAGCTATTTTGGCTTGTAACGCTAGTGTGCTTTGCGTGGGCTGTTTTTCAGCTTTATATCGCGTATTTTCCGATAAATGGCACGCGCGCTAGATCTATCCACTTAGGTTTTGCGATTTTTATCATTTTCGCTCTTTTCCCTGCTCGTTCGCACTCTAAGGCGCATTTTTACATACCATTTTATGATTATATTTTGCTGGCTGTGGGGACATTTGCGATACTTTATCCTGCGATTGATTTTTACGGGATTGCGCAAAGACCAGGCGATTATTTGCAAAGAGATGTGGTAATTGCGTTTTTAGGAATTTTTGTTTTATTCGAAGCTGGGCGCCGTATGATGGGCTTAGCGCTTCCGATAATTGCATTTTTGTTTTTGCTGTATTGCTATTTTGGGCAGTATATGCCAGATGTCATCGCGCACCGTGGCGCAAGTATCGAAAAGCTAGCCGGCCACATGTTTCTTACCACAGAGGGCGTTTTTGGCGTGCCTGTGGGAGTTAGCACAAATTATATTTATCTATTTGTGCTTTTTGGTTCGCTTTTAGAGCGCGCTGGTGCGGGGCAGTATTTCATAAATGTAGCGTTTGCGCTTTTGGGTAGATTTCGTGGCGGACCAGCCAAAGCTAGCGTTATTGCTAGTGGGCTAACTGGCATGGTTAGCGGAAGCTCGACTGCAAATGTCGTTACCGTGGGAACCTTTACGATTCCGCTTATGAAAAAAGCAGGACTTAGCCCAGTCAAAGCGGGCGCAATCGAGGTCGCAGCTGGCGTAAATGGCCAACTCATGCCACCTATCATGGGTGCGGCTGCCTTTATCATCGCGCAGTTTTTGGGTATGGAATACACGCACATTATGATTGCTGCGCTAATTCCTGCGTTTGCGTGCTATGCGGGGCTATTTTTTATCGTGCATTTAGAGAGCTGTAAGCTAGGGCTTAAAGGAAATTCAAACTACAAAAGAGTTTCAAAGCTAAAACTAATTTTAAGCGGAATTCACTTTTTAATCCCGATTATGGTGCTTTTATACACACTTTTGATTTTGAAGCAAAGTGCCTTTGCAGCGGCGTTTAATGCGATTGGTGTGTTATTTATCATAATGGTTTTGCAAGAGCCAGTTCGCAAACTAATCTACAAAGAGCAAATTTTAAGGCAAGATTTTATCCAAGGTTTTAGCGATATTTTTTGGGCTATGGTCGCAGCGTCGAAAAACATGGTAACAGTCGCAGTCGCCACTGCGTTAGCTGGCGTCATCATCGGCTCTATTTCGCTAACTGGTCTAGGAGCTGTGCTATCTGATCTAGTCGAGGCTGTGGCTGGGGATAATATTTTGTTGATTTTGTTAATGACGGCGATAATGAGCTTGATTTTAGGCATGGGGCTTCCGACTACGGCGAATTATATCGTGGTTTCTAGCCTAATTGCGCCTGTGATTTTGATTTTAGCTGATAGAAATGATTTGCTTGTGCCTGCGATTGCGGTGCATTTGTTTGTGTTTTATTTCGGAATTTTAGCCGATGATACTCCGCC is part of the Campylobacter sp. VBCF_01 NA2 genome and harbors:
- a CDS encoding TRAP transporter permease, with translation MKKDEQVLEVKSREFSSKKLFWLVTLVCFAWAVFQLYIAYFPINGTRARSIHLGFAIFIIFALFPARSHSKAHFYIPFYDYILLAVGTFAILYPAIDFYGIAQRPGDYLQRDVVIAFLGIFVLFEAGRRMMGLALPIIAFLFLLYCYFGQYMPDVIAHRGASIEKLAGHMFLTTEGVFGVPVGVSTNYIYLFVLFGSLLERAGAGQYFINVAFALLGRFRGGPAKASVIASGLTGMVSGSSTANVVTVGTFTIPLMKKAGLSPVKAGAIEVAAGVNGQLMPPIMGAAAFIIAQFLGMEYTHIMIAALIPAFACYAGLFFIVHLESCKLGLKGNSNYKRVSKLKLILSGIHFLIPIMVLLYTLLILKQSAFAAAFNAIGVLFIIMVLQEPVRKLIYKEQILRQDFIQGFSDIFWAMVAASKNMVTVAVATALAGVIIGSISLTGLGAVLSDLVEAVAGDNILLILLMTAIMSLILGMGLPTTANYIVVSSLIAPVILILADRNDLLVPAIAVHLFVFYFGILADDTPPVGIAAYAAAGIAKANPVIVGVQGFIYDLRTAILPFAFFFNNKLLLIESITTPMDPKGITWISDPAQIALIFASALIGMFAFSSVLQGWFVKKCNALERALLLCVVPLMLVPNMCVRYFDFISSEYICYGVALAIYVGIFVKQWFAKPEGEQA
- a CDS encoding TAXI family TRAP transporter solute-binding subunit — its product is MRKICVGVAALAIFAGSLSAKEFINIGTGGMTGTYYPVGTAICRLVNTDKNFKCSVQSTGGSTYNVNNVLKKELNFGFVQSDVVYDKYNGKGKFEGEPNPKLRSVISIYPELLAFVVARDSGIKAYADIDGKKINLGNPGSGNEVTSTLIFNEYGIDLAKMAQRSVLTVQECPMALKDKKIDGYFFMVGHPTANIIDVATSMPVDLVGIDEATADKIVEKYPYFAKGVIPKGLYEGIDYDTTTIGVKAVLVADESESDTAVRAIVKAILDNFDEYKQLHPALNLVSKESLIEGLSAPLHPAAEAVFKEAGILK